Proteins encoded in a region of the Bradyrhizobium sp. CB3481 genome:
- the livM gene encoding high-affinity branched-chain amino acid ABC transporter permease LivM has protein sequence MSANPAVQTSRAPGAAFILKKALISAFVALVLFSLMIGVRTEAGPQGQLVYWTRFGDLAAMVGAVFGGSIIIELLRQWWGPVDTVKVVPASVQSALSLAGRLVAPVLLVFTFLVPVLFYNERYILDLAILVLTYVMLGWGLNVVVGLAGLLDLGYVAFYAVGAYSYALLATNFGLSFWVCLPLAGILAAFWGVLLGFPVLRLRGDYLAIVTLAFGEIIRLVIINWQSLTGGPNGVTGIPRPTLFGIPLTPADDGLAALLGIEFSPTHRIVFLFYLILALALLTNWVTIRLRRLPIGRAWEALREDEVACRALGINTTTTKLTAFATGAMFGGFAGAFFATRQGFISPESFTFHESALVLAIVVLGGMGSQLGVALAALAMIGGFELFRGLDQYRMLVFGMAMVLLMIWRPRGLIGHRAPTVFLQRQQAISSDLVKEGHG, from the coding sequence GTGAGCGCAAACCCCGCCGTCCAAACATCGCGCGCTCCGGGCGCCGCCTTCATCCTCAAGAAAGCGCTGATCAGCGCCTTCGTGGCCCTGGTACTGTTCTCGCTGATGATCGGCGTGCGCACCGAGGCAGGTCCGCAAGGGCAATTGGTCTACTGGACGCGCTTTGGCGACCTCGCCGCCATGGTCGGGGCCGTGTTCGGCGGCAGCATCATCATCGAGTTGCTGCGGCAATGGTGGGGACCGGTCGACACGGTCAAAGTGGTGCCGGCGTCGGTACAGAGTGCGCTGTCGCTGGCCGGCCGGCTGGTCGCACCGGTGCTGCTGGTCTTCACGTTCCTGGTGCCGGTGCTGTTCTATAACGAGCGCTACATTCTCGACCTTGCTATCCTCGTGCTGACCTACGTCATGCTCGGATGGGGACTGAACGTGGTGGTCGGCCTCGCCGGCCTGCTCGACCTCGGCTATGTCGCTTTCTACGCGGTCGGTGCCTATTCCTATGCGCTGCTCGCCACCAATTTCGGGCTGTCGTTCTGGGTCTGCCTGCCGCTAGCTGGCATCCTCGCCGCGTTTTGGGGCGTGCTGCTCGGCTTCCCCGTGCTGCGGCTGCGCGGCGACTATCTCGCTATCGTGACGCTCGCCTTCGGCGAGATCATCCGCCTCGTCATCATCAACTGGCAGAGCCTGACTGGCGGGCCGAACGGCGTCACCGGCATTCCCCGCCCGACCCTGTTTGGCATTCCCTTGACACCTGCCGACGACGGGCTGGCGGCCCTGCTCGGCATCGAGTTCTCGCCGACGCACCGCATCGTGTTTCTGTTCTATTTGATCCTGGCGCTGGCGCTGCTTACCAACTGGGTCACCATCCGACTGCGACGGCTGCCGATTGGCCGCGCCTGGGAGGCGCTGCGCGAGGACGAAGTCGCCTGCCGCGCGCTCGGCATCAACACCACCACGACCAAGCTGACCGCGTTCGCGACCGGCGCAATGTTCGGAGGCTTTGCCGGCGCGTTCTTCGCGACCAGGCAGGGCTTCATCAGCCCGGAATCCTTCACTTTCCATGAATCGGCGCTGGTGCTGGCGATCGTGGTGCTCGGCGGCATGGGCTCGCAGCTCGGCGTGGCGCTGGCCGCGCTCGCCATGATCGGCGGCTTCGAGCTGTTCCGCGGGCTCGACCAGTACCGCATGCTGGTGTTCGGCATGGCGATGGTGCTGCTCATGATCTGGCGGCCGCGCGGCCTGATCGGCCACCGCGCCCCGACCGTGTTCCTGCAGCGCCAGCAGGCGATCTCGTCCGACCTCGTCAAGGAGGGCCACGGATGA
- a CDS encoding branched-chain amino acid ABC transporter permease LivH (LivHMGF is the membrane component of the LIV-I/LS branched-chain amino acid transporter), translated as MDYFAQQLINGLVLGSIYGLIAIGYTMVYGIVGMINFAHGDIFMIGGFIALITFLILVSFGLTAIPLILLVVLLVSMAITALYGWTVERIAYRPLRHSFRLAPMLSAIGMSFVLTNYSQVAQGARVKPVPPIITGGHTLHEGADGFVVQLSNIQIIVVITTVVLLALFTWLVSSTRLGRDMRACEQDQTMASLLGVDVDRTISMTFVIGAALAAVAGMMYLLYYGLVDFFMGFVAGIKAFTAAVLGGIGSLPGAMLGGLLIGLIETLWSAYFSVEYKDVAAFSILIVVLIFLPTGLLGRPEVEKV; from the coding sequence ATGGATTATTTCGCCCAGCAACTGATCAACGGCCTCGTGCTCGGCTCGATCTACGGCCTGATCGCCATCGGCTACACGATGGTCTACGGCATCGTCGGCATGATCAATTTCGCCCATGGCGACATCTTCATGATCGGCGGCTTCATTGCGCTGATCACCTTCCTGATCCTGGTCTCGTTCGGCCTGACCGCGATCCCCTTGATCCTGCTGGTCGTATTGCTGGTGTCGATGGCAATCACGGCGCTCTATGGCTGGACGGTGGAGCGCATCGCCTACCGGCCGCTGCGCCACTCGTTCCGCCTGGCGCCGATGCTCTCGGCGATCGGTATGTCATTCGTACTGACCAATTATTCGCAAGTTGCCCAAGGCGCCCGCGTCAAGCCGGTGCCGCCGATCATCACCGGCGGCCATACCCTGCATGAGGGCGCCGATGGCTTTGTCGTGCAGCTTTCCAATATCCAGATCATCGTCGTGATCACGACCGTGGTGCTGCTTGCGCTGTTCACCTGGCTGGTATCCAGCACGCGGCTCGGCCGTGACATGCGGGCCTGCGAGCAGGATCAGACCATGGCCTCCCTGCTCGGCGTCGACGTCGACCGCACCATCTCCATGACCTTCGTGATCGGGGCTGCGCTCGCCGCCGTCGCCGGCATGATGTACCTGCTCTATTACGGGCTGGTCGACTTCTTCATGGGCTTCGTCGCCGGCATCAAGGCGTTCACCGCCGCCGTGCTTGGCGGCATCGGCTCGCTGCCCGGCGCCATGCTGGGCGGCCTCTTGATCGGCCTGATCGAGACGCTGTGGTCGGCCTATTTCTCGGTCGAGTACAAGGACGTTGCCGCGTTCTCGATTCTCATCGTGGTCCTGATCTTCCTTCCGACTGGCCTGCTCGGCCGGCCCGAAGTCGAAAAAGTCTGA
- a CDS encoding carboxymuconolactone decarboxylase family protein has protein sequence MDDNQRRDDGMAQRRTVLGNEWVDKSIKNRNAFNTDFQDLITRYAWGDIWTRPHFDHRTRRVLVIGTMVALGQWDEFRLHVRAALTEGGFTPDDIKEILLQQAIYCGVPAANHAVKEANAIIAELVLLKS, from the coding sequence ATGGACGACAACCAACGCCGCGACGACGGCATGGCGCAGCGCCGAACAGTGCTCGGCAATGAATGGGTCGACAAGTCGATCAAGAACCGCAACGCATTCAACACCGACTTCCAGGACCTGATCACCCGTTACGCCTGGGGCGATATCTGGACCCGGCCGCATTTCGACCACCGCACCCGTCGCGTGCTCGTGATCGGCACCATGGTGGCGCTCGGACAATGGGACGAATTCCGCCTGCACGTGCGCGCGGCGCTGACTGAGGGCGGCTTCACGCCCGACGACATCAAGGAAATCCTGCTGCAGCAGGCGATCTATTGCGGCGTACCGGCGGCCAACCATGCGGTGAAGGAAGCGAACGCGATCATCGCCGAACTGGTTTTGCTGAAGAGTTAG